Below is a window of Candidatus Obscuribacter sp. DNA.
GCCGATTTAAATGAGGCGATACCAACAGCGGTGCGGGCGGCCTTCCGTAATCAGGGGCAGATTTGTCTGGCTGGCTCCAGACTCTTTGTGCAAAGGGGCGTCTACGAGCAGGTTGTACAAAAAATTGTCAGTCTGGTCAAATCAATCAAAGTCGGCGACCCGCTCGACCAGTCCACTCAGATGGGAGCCCTTGTCTCCAGTGAGCACATGCAAAAGGTCCTCTCCTATCTGGAGATAGGCAAAAAAGAAGGCACAGCACTTTGTGGCGCAGAGCGCATCAAAGAGCTTGGTGAAGGATATTTCCTCTCACCATCAGTCTTTGTCGATTTAAAAATGGACTCACGCTTTTTGCAAGAAGAAATCTTTGGACCGGCTCTACCGATAGTGCCTTTTGACAGCGAAGAAGAAGTAATAGAAATGACTAATAACAGTCCCTATGGACTGTCGGCCAGTATCTGGAGTCAGGATGTAGACAGATTGCACCGGGTTAGTCGTCGTGTTAAGGCTGGCATGATCTGGATTAATACCTGGTTTGCTCGTGATTTGCGCACACCATTTGGCGGTCAAAAATCATCCGGAGTTGGACGCGAGGGTGGACGCTATAGTCTCGAGTTTTTCTCTGAGGCAAAGACAATCTCATACAAATACAGAGGATAAAAATGGATCTCGGTATCGCTGGTAAAACAGCACTGGTGACTGGTGCAAGTAAAGGTATTGGTAAGGCTATTGTCCAGGCCCTGGCGGCCGAAGGCGTGAAGGTGATAGCCTCTGCCCGCGGCCAAGAAGGTCTAGATAAGTTAGCGCAATCAGTCCAAGGCGTAGAGGTTATTGCCTCTGACTTGACCGAAGTACTGGAGCGACAAGCCCTTATCGATGCTGTCACAAAAAAATACGGCAAAGTCGATATCCTTGTCCATAATGTCGGCGGACCCTCACCTACCGAAGCTGGCTCCACCAGCCTGGCGCAGTGGCAGGAAGGCTTTGAGCGTCTCTTTCAGTCAGTAGCGCAACTCAATTTGTCTTTTGTGCCTGGCATGTGTGAACGTGGCTTTGGTCGCGTTATTTGTGTTACTTCACTATCGGTGATTGAGCCAATTGCCGCGCTTGCTGTATCAAACGCTATGCGCTCGGCTGTGACATCAATGCTCAAAACTTTGAGTGATGAAGTGGCTGCCAGCGGAGTTACTGTAAACTGTGTCGCTCCTGGACTGATTGCCACCGA
It encodes the following:
- a CDS encoding SDR family oxidoreductase produces the protein MDLGIAGKTALVTGASKGIGKAIVQALAAEGVKVIASARGQEGLDKLAQSVQGVEVIASDLTEVLERQALIDAVTKKYGKVDILVHNVGGPSPTEAGSTSLAQWQEGFERLFQSVAQLNLSFVPGMCERGFGRVICVTSLSVIEPIAALAVSNAMRSAVTSMLKTLSDEVAASGVTVNCVAPGLIATDRLKDLMQARIAKSGQTEQEYQKEYLKSVPLGRLGTPAEFASVVAFLASAQASYLTGSTICVDGGKRRSTY